The Camelina sativa cultivar DH55 unplaced genomic scaffold, Cs unpScaffold17694, whole genome shotgun sequence genome includes the window GATCCAATGGCGTTGAGAAGGGTTTACAGTGAAATCAAAGGGAAGAAGGTGACAGAGCTACCAGGCTATTTCAAATCGACGTTTTCGATGGAGACCGTGAAGACCTCTGTGAGGAGAGGACTCGATAACTACAATGACAAATACATTCAGACCAGCTCCGTCGAGCCTCTCCTTCACGT containing:
- the LOC109132072 gene encoding uncharacterized protein LOC109132072; the encoded protein is MALRRVYSEIKGKKVTELPGYFKSTFSMETVKTSVRRGLDNYNDKYIQTSSVEPLLHVCFGGMAFSYLVALPNERRHLEHQQHAKEHGGH